A portion of the Mycobacteriales bacterium genome contains these proteins:
- a CDS encoding cupin domain-containing protein — translation MRMINDAGRFTPPVGQDRNHWIEHLRVTDLSVGTYSVPRGGVDDQVPHTEDEIYVVIAGRAVLRAGEDSAAVEPGSVIYVAAGEEHRFTDVAEDLAAVVLFAPAEGAREQTDS, via the coding sequence ATGAGGATGATCAACGACGCCGGGCGGTTCACGCCCCCGGTCGGGCAGGACCGCAACCACTGGATCGAGCACCTGCGCGTGACGGATCTCAGTGTCGGCACGTACTCGGTCCCGCGCGGCGGCGTGGACGACCAGGTGCCGCACACCGAGGACGAGATCTACGTGGTGATCGCCGGGCGCGCGGTTCTGCGGGCCGGGGAGGACTCCGCTGCCGTGGAACCCGGATCAGTGATCTACGTGGCCGCCGGCGAGGAGCACCGGTTCACCGACGTCGCCGAGGACCTGGCGGCCGTCGTGCTGTTCGCCCCGGCCGAGGGCGCCAGGGAGCAGACCGACAGTTAG